In the Arthrobacter sp. CDRTa11 genome, CGACGTAGCGGAAGGTGAACGCCGACGTATCTGCGAAGTCAAAGCCGTTGCGCACGGTGAATCCGGCCCAGCCCTCTTCCACGTCGATCTTCAGCGGCTCGATGACCTTCTTGAAGTCAAGCAGCCCGGGCCGGGGATTCCGGTTCGCGTCCACCAGGCCGTCGGTGACAAAGTTGCCGTCGTGAACTTCCTCACCGAAGTCGCCGCCGTACGCAAAATGCTCCCGGCCGTCCTCGTCCGTGACTGTTATGCCATGCTCCAGCCACTCCCAAACGAAACCGCCCATCAGCCGCGGGTAGCGGCCGAACAGCTCCTGGTACTCGGACATGCCTCCCGGACCGTTGCCCATGGCGTGGACGTACTCGCACAGGACGAACGGCATGGCACGGCGGCGGGCGTCCAGGGCGGGATCCTCCAGCGCCTCCTCCAGGCCTTGGCCGATCAACGCAGTTTCCGCCTGGTTGGCATACATTCGCGAATAGACGTCCACGTAGGCGCAGGTCCAGTCGCCCTCATAGTGGATGGGCCGTGAGGGATCGCGGTCCTTGGTCCAGCGCGACATCGCCTCGAGGTTACGGCCGGTGCCGGCTTCGTTCCCGAGGGACCACATGATGACGGCGGCGTGGTTTTTGTCCCGTTCCACGGTACGGCGCATCCTGTCCAGCAGGGCCGCCTCCCATTGCGGGTCATCGCTGGGGTTCTGGTTCCAGCCGGCACTGACGAAGCCATGGGTTTCCAGATCGCATTCGAGCACAACGTAAAAGCCCAACTGGTCCGCCAGGGCAAGGAAATCGGGGTGCGGCGGGTAGTGCGAGGTCCGGATGGCATTGATGTTGTGCTGCTTCATGAGTCGGAGCTCGCCCTCCACCACGTCCCTGGGCACTACCCTGCCCAGGCGCGGATGATGCTCATGCCGGTTGACGCCGCGCAGCAGGATCCGTTGGCCGTTGACTTTGAACTGGGCGTCCTCGATGGTGATGCTGCGGAAGCCGATCTGCAGCTCAATGGTTTCCCCGGGGGTGCTGACGGTGGCCTCATAGAGCCGCGGCAGCTCCGCGGACCAGGGCGAAATGTCCTTGATGCGGTGTTCGGAGCCGGCGGGCACTTCGAGCCCCAGTTCCGGGATGCGTACGACGGCGTCAATCGCCTCACCGGCCCGGCTCACCACCACGCGCAGGGTTCCTTCGCCGGTGTGGTGGTCATAGTCCGCATGGACGAACGCGTCGTCAATGCCCTGTTCAGGCCTGGACTGCAGGGTGACATCACGGAAGATCCCGGGAAGCCACCACATGTCCTGGTCCTCTGTGTACGTGGCTGCCGAGAACTGGGCCACGCGCACGGCCAGGATGTTTTTTCCTTCAACGAGGATCCCGGACACGTCAAACTCGTGGGCAAGCCGGCTGCCGCGGGTCGTGCCCAGTTCCGTGCCGTTCAACCACACGGTGCCCGCGGACTCGATGCCGTCAAACCGGAGGATGGCGCGCGGCTGAAACTCCGGTCCGGCGTGGAATTCCACCAGGTGGTCGCCGATGGGGTTTGCCTCCGGGACATGGGGCGGTTCCACCGGGAAGGGGAACTGTACGTTGGTGTACCACGGTGAGCCATGGCCGTGCATGGGCCAGCTCGACGGCACGGCAAGCCCGGTAAATCCGTCCGTGCTCCGTCCCAACTGCCAGCCGCCTTCCGGAGCCTGCCGAATGCCCGGGCTGAGCCGAAACTGCCATTCACCGTTCAATGACTGTCGGGGTGCATCGCTGTGCAGGTAGGCGCGCGCCGGCAGGGTTCCTCGACCTGGCTGAACCGAGGCCAGCTCCTGGACTGCGCCTGCGCCAATTTCCAAGGCCCGTCCTTGGGCGCCGGTGCCTTGGCTGCTCTGTGCGGCTACTTCGGTCTCTGCCGCTGCCGGTGCCGAGGGTGACTGAACTGACATGGATATTCCTTGCTCCAGAGTGTTGGGGAGTACCGCCTCATACCCGGACTTGGAAGTCTCGTGAACGTTCACGGTTTTGGAAGATTCTATCCCCAACGACACAGATTTGGTAGGGCTTGGCCTAAGCCGACTGCCGGAGGACAAGGTCATGCCTGAGCGTCAAATCGGCCTCCGGGCTGCCTGGCACAATGGTCCCGGACAGTAACCCCTCAAGAAGGTCGACGGCGGCCCGGCCAACGTCTCGCAGGTTCATGGACAAGGTAGTCAGCGCAGGGGTCACCAGCTCACCCAGCGGGATGCCGTCCATACCAATCACGGCGCAATCATCCGGCACGCTGCGGCCATTTCCAGCCAAAGCCTTCAGGACGCCGGCAGCCATCAGGTCGTTAAAGGCCAGCAGCCCGTCCAGCCT is a window encoding:
- a CDS encoding glycoside hydrolase family 2 TIM barrel-domain containing protein; this translates as MSVQSPSAPAAAETEVAAQSSQGTGAQGRALEIGAGAVQELASVQPGRGTLPARAYLHSDAPRQSLNGEWQFRLSPGIRQAPEGGWQLGRSTDGFTGLAVPSSWPMHGHGSPWYTNVQFPFPVEPPHVPEANPIGDHLVEFHAGPEFQPRAILRFDGIESAGTVWLNGTELGTTRGSRLAHEFDVSGILVEGKNILAVRVAQFSAATYTEDQDMWWLPGIFRDVTLQSRPEQGIDDAFVHADYDHHTGEGTLRVVVSRAGEAIDAVVRIPELGLEVPAGSEHRIKDISPWSAELPRLYEATVSTPGETIELQIGFRSITIEDAQFKVNGQRILLRGVNRHEHHPRLGRVVPRDVVEGELRLMKQHNINAIRTSHYPPHPDFLALADQLGFYVVLECDLETHGFVSAGWNQNPSDDPQWEAALLDRMRRTVERDKNHAAVIMWSLGNEAGTGRNLEAMSRWTKDRDPSRPIHYEGDWTCAYVDVYSRMYANQAETALIGQGLEEALEDPALDARRRAMPFVLCEYVHAMGNGPGGMSEYQELFGRYPRLMGGFVWEWLEHGITVTDEDGREHFAYGGDFGEEVHDGNFVTDGLVDANRNPRPGLLDFKKVIEPLKIDVEEGWAGFTVRNGFDFADTSAFTFRYVVESDGVTLDGGTVALAPLAPRAETRAELPAGLAGLAEGRPSILTVSAVLAAETDWAAAGHELAWGQAVQDIAAGEEPSATEPVQVDNTELRLGPVVFNRLSGLPTSIGAVPVDHLGLVLWWPPTDNDMGGEWTGPDRRPLATQWKEAGLDRLHSRLLGITAVPSPDGGEVLTVRTRMGAADKQFGVLVDYSWSSDGTSVNLRTQVRPDGDWTSAGHGVEWARIGLEMVLDTQTNTVSWFGSGPHQSYADTGQGARTGWFQLPLAEMDVDYVRPQESGARSGVRKAGLELDAGTLEIAGSPFALTVRPYGQDVLDSATHRTDLLADGRTYVYVDHVMRGVGTAACGPGALEPYRLKPQEADFSVVLTVRD